The following proteins come from a genomic window of Proteiniphilum propionicum:
- the ribH gene encoding 6,7-dimethyl-8-ribityllumazine synthase, whose amino-acid sequence MATELNNLSSYDPKSVPDGKGKRIGIVVSDWNSSITGNLLLGAYNTLVKFGVLSDDIVIEHVPGSFELTYGAKVMIEKAKVDCVILLGCVIQGETPHFTFVCNSVTDGTTQLNLKYNVPAVFGLLTTNTLDQAKARAGGRHGNKGDEAAITALKMIGLKSKYI is encoded by the coding sequence ATGGCAACTGAACTTAACAACCTCTCGTCTTACGACCCGAAGTCTGTTCCTGATGGAAAAGGTAAACGAATTGGAATAGTAGTTTCTGACTGGAACTCCTCCATAACAGGGAACCTTCTGCTCGGTGCTTACAACACACTGGTTAAATTCGGAGTTTTAAGTGACGATATTGTTATCGAACATGTGCCGGGAAGTTTTGAGCTTACCTATGGGGCAAAGGTAATGATTGAGAAAGCAAAAGTGGACTGTGTAATTCTCCTTGGATGTGTTATACAGGGGGAGACTCCACATTTTACCTTTGTTTGCAACAGCGTAACAGACGGAACTACGCAGTTGAATTTAAAATATAACGTACCAGCAGTTTTTGGCCTGCTCACCACCAACACGCTCGATCAGGCAAAAGCAAGAGCAGGAGGAAGACATGGAAACAAAGGTGATGAAGCGGC